A window of Symphalangus syndactylus isolate Jambi chromosome 24, NHGRI_mSymSyn1-v2.1_pri, whole genome shotgun sequence contains these coding sequences:
- the PRND gene encoding prion-like protein doppel gives MCWGTAQLEAPEAHSRESQGSDAMRKHLSWWWLATVCMLLFSHLSAVQGRGIKHRIKWNRKALPSTAQITEAQVAENRPGGFIKQGRKLDIDFGAEGNRYYEANYWQFPDGIHYDGCSEANVTKEVFVTGCINATQAANQGEFQKPDNKLHQRVLWRLVRELCSLKRCEFWLERGAGLRVTMHQPVLLCLLAFIWLMVK, from the coding sequence GTTCTGACGCGATGAGGAAGCACCTGAGCTGGTGGTGGCTGGCCACTGTCTGCATGCTGCTCTTCAGCCACCTCTCTGCGGTCCAGGGGAGGGGCATCAAGCACAGAATCAAGTGGAACCGGAAGGCCTTGCCCAGCACTGCCCAGATCACTGAGGCCCAGGTGGCTGAGAACCGCCCGGGAGGCTTCATCAAGCAAGGCCGCAAGCTCGACATCGACTTCGGAGCCGAGGGCAACAGGTACTACGAGGCCAACTACTGGCAGTTCCCCGATGGTATCCACTACGACGGCTGCTCTGAGGCTAATGTGACCAAGGAAGTATTTGTCACCGGCTGCATCAACGCCACCCAGGCGGCGAACCAGGGGGAGTTCCAGAAGCCGGACAACAAGCTCCACCAGCGGGTGCTCTGGCGGCTGGTCCGGGAGCTCTGCTCCCTCAAACGCTGCGAGTTTTGGTTGGAAAGGGGCGCAGGACTTCGGGTCACCATGCACCAGCCAGTGCTCCTCTGCCTGCTGGCTTTCATCTGGCTCATGGTGAAATAA